The Novibacillus thermophilus genome segment TACAAGGAACTGGGGAAGATGCACCGTTTACAGGAGAAGAGTTACATAACCTGTTAACGTTGGCCGCAGAAGGAATTCGGGAAATTGTGCACATTCAAAAACAAGTGCTGGGTAAAAGTGCTGAAAGTATCGGAGTGAAGTCTGATGGTATCAAAGCAGAAATGGACGTGGGACAAGATCGTTCTCGCCAGTCGTAACGAGCACAAATTGCGGGAGTTTCAGGCTCTGTTTAAACGGAATTTCGGTATTGACGTGAGGGGTTTGAACGATGTCGACGGTGTTGGCAACATAGTGGAAGACGGCAAGACATTTGAAGAAAATGCGGTGAAAAAAGCAAAGTCTGTTGCTAATATACTGAATATTCCAGTTGTTGCTGACGATTCCGGGTTAACAGTGGACGCTTTGGGCGGAGCGCCGGGCGTTTATTCGGCCCGCTATGCGGGCGAGCACGGAGACGATGCGGCCAACAACCGAAAACTGTTACACGAAATGGAGCGCGTTGTGGCAGAAGAACGAACGGCGACATTCGTGTGCGCCCTCGCTTTGATTCTCCCTGACGGCGAAGAGATCGTCGTACGGGGAGAGTGCCCTGGGCGGATAGCATTTCGGCCGCGGGGTACGAATGGCTTTGGGTACGACCCGCTGTTTGAGTTGGAAGGGCGCTCGGTGACAATGGCCGAATTATCGCCGCAAGAAAAGGATCAAATCAGTCACCGGGCAAAAGCTATGCAGTTGTTGGCAGACGAATTAAGGCGACGCTTTGAGTTTGAGGGGGATGAGACCGTGCGCATACTGATCGTAAGCGACAATCACGGAGAAGAGAAAGTTCTGTCCAGCGTGATCCGCAGGGAGGTGGCCGATCACGTCATTCATTGCGGTGATTTCTGCACGGACGCGGACGCCTTGCCGAATCGCGAGCGGATGACGGTCGTTCGCGGAAATTGCGACTTTGAAGCGGTCAAAGAAGAGGAAATATGGGAAGGGGGCGGCTATCGCTTTTTTGTCACGCACGGTCATCGTTATGGCATCAAATCTTCCCTTACAAGCCTTTTATATCGGGCGGAAGAGGTGGCTGCCGACATTGTGTGCTTCGGTCATTCTCACACGCCGTACTGCTCTGCACACGGAGGCTGCCTTTTCGTTAACCCGGGGAGTGTCGTTCAGCCCCGCGGGTACACCGTCCCGACGTATGCTGTCCTTGAGACGGGAGACGAGGGGGGTGTCGACATCACGTATTACACCCCTGGAGGAGAGCTTGTCCCGTTGGGGGGGACGTACTCCCTGAAGGCGAAAAAACCTGAATGATGTGAAAAGGTATGCTATAATACAGGAGGAATTAGACAAAGGGGCGTGATAGACGTGGCTTTAACAGAATCGAATATGTTTCCTCTGGGGACAAAGGCTCCAAATTTTGAGTTGCAAGATGTGGTTTCCGGAAAAAAAGTCGCATTGAGTGATGTAAAGTCGCCTGTTGCGACTGTCGTGATGTTTATATGTAATCATTGTCCGTATGTCAAACACGTTCAGAAACAGCTCGTTGAGCTGGCTAACGACTATATGCCAAAAGGTGTTTCCTTTGTAGCGATTAACTCCAACGATGTCGAACAGTATCCGGAGGATTCTCCGGAAAAAATGAAGGAAGTGGCAGAAAAGCTTCAATACCCTTTTCCGTATTTGTACGACGAGACGCAAGAAGTAGCCAAAGCTTACCAAGCGGCTTGCACTCCGGATTTTTACATTTTTGACGGTCGTCTTCAGTGTGTTTACCGCGGGCAATTAGACGATTCCCGTCCCGGGAATGAAATTCCGGTAACAGGGGAGTCCATTCGCACTGCACTGGATCAACTGATCAATCAAACCCCGATTACCGTTCAACAAAAGCCGAGTATCGGTTGCAACATTAAGTGGAAAGAAGCGTGAAACTGCTTATTGATGCGAGTTTAGACGTCGCGCTAGCGGAGACGTTGGCCTGATTGGAATTGAAATGACGAGAAAGCCCTTGACGCCATGAAGGGCTTTTTAATATACTAAGATTTGCTTATCGCGTGTTCCGAGAACACTGTGTCCCAGTAGCTCAGCTGGATAGAGCAGCGGCCTTCTAAGCCGTCGGTCGGGAGTTCGAATCTCTCCTGGGACGCCATTTGAGGAACTTTTGTCAGCCGGGGATATCCGGCTGTTTTTCTTGCGGCAGACTGTGAACGTTTTGCCTTACATCTATTGAAACCCCTTAGAGCTGTGTTATAATGAGTTGATTATAATTGTTGCTTTCAGGTGTAATCGTAGGAGGGAATATTCGCGTATGAAAGTCCAATGGGAAAAGCAGGAGAACCATCAAGGTGTACTGACGGTTGAAGTTGATGAGGAGAAAGTCAAATCGGCTTTAGACGCCGCTTTTTACAAAGTGAGAAAACAGATAAATGTCCCTGGGTTTCGCAAAGGAAAAGTACCGCGTCAGCTGTTCGAGGCCCGATTCGGAGTGGAGGCTCTGTACCAAGACGCTTTGGACATACTGCTCCCAGAAAGCTACGCGCAGGCTGTAGAAGAAGCGGGGATTGAACCGGTTGACCGTCCCGACATCGACGTGGAACAAATTGAAAAAGGGAAACCCCTCATTTACAAGGCGACTGTGACAGTGAAGCCTGAAGTCGAACTGGGTGAATACAAAGATCTGGAAATACCGGAAAGAGACTTTTCCGTTAAGGATGAAGATATCGACCAAGAGCTGGAGACGATGCGTAACCGTTACGCCGAGCTGGAAACGGTCGAAGGGGAAGCACAGAAGCACGACCACGTACTCATTGATTTTGAAGGGTTCATCGACGGTGAACCGTTTGAAGGCGGGAAATCGGAAAACTACAACTTGGAACTCGGATCGGGCCAGTTTATTTCAGGTTTTGAGGATCAATTGATCGGTGTGAAAGCAGGAGAAGAAAAAGACGTTGTCGTCACGTTTCCCGAAGATTACCAGCAAGAAAAACTCGCCGGGAAAGAAGCGACCTTTAAAGTAAAGGTGCATGAAATTAAACGGAAGAACTTACCCGAGCTCGACGACGAGTTTGCCAAAGACGTCAGTGAATTTGACACGCTGCAAGAACTGAAAGACGACATCAAACGGAAATTGCAGGAACGGAAAGAAGAGGAAGAAAAACAGTACAAACGGGATACGGTCGTGGAGAAGGCGGCAGAAAACGCGTCGGTGGACATCCCGCAAGTAATGGTTGAACAGGAAATTGACCGCATGTTGCAAAACTTTGAACAGCAGTTGAGAATGCAAGGCATGAATTTGGACACGTATAAGCAGATGATGGGACAAGAAGAAGAGGCTTTGCGGGAGCAGTTTAAAGAACAGGCTGAAAAGCGCGTCAAAACGAGTCTGGTTCTGGAAGCCATTGCCAAAAAAGAAAATGTAGAAGTCAGTGACGAGGACCTCGAAGAAGAGATAAAGCGCTTTGCTGAAATGCTTAACCGAGACGTC includes the following:
- a CDS encoding thioredoxin family protein codes for the protein MALTESNMFPLGTKAPNFELQDVVSGKKVALSDVKSPVATVVMFICNHCPYVKHVQKQLVELANDYMPKGVSFVAINSNDVEQYPEDSPEKMKEVAEKLQYPFPYLYDETQEVAKAYQAACTPDFYIFDGRLQCVYRGQLDDSRPGNEIPVTGESIRTALDQLINQTPITVQQKPSIGCNIKWKEA
- the tig gene encoding trigger factor, which translates into the protein MKVQWEKQENHQGVLTVEVDEEKVKSALDAAFYKVRKQINVPGFRKGKVPRQLFEARFGVEALYQDALDILLPESYAQAVEEAGIEPVDRPDIDVEQIEKGKPLIYKATVTVKPEVELGEYKDLEIPERDFSVKDEDIDQELETMRNRYAELETVEGEAQKHDHVLIDFEGFIDGEPFEGGKSENYNLELGSGQFISGFEDQLIGVKAGEEKDVVVTFPEDYQQEKLAGKEATFKVKVHEIKRKNLPELDDEFAKDVSEFDTLQELKDDIKRKLQERKEEEEKQYKRDTVVEKAAENASVDIPQVMVEQEIDRMLQNFEQQLRMQGMNLDTYKQMMGQEEEALREQFKEQAEKRVKTSLVLEAIAKKENVEVSDEDLEEEIKRFAEMLNRDVEDVRKDLSDQGMDSLKEDIIIRKTIELLVSNSQNAA
- a CDS encoding metallophosphoesterase family protein, whose amino-acid sequence is MQLLADELRRRFEFEGDETVRILIVSDNHGEEKVLSSVIRREVADHVIHCGDFCTDADALPNRERMTVVRGNCDFEAVKEEEIWEGGGYRFFVTHGHRYGIKSSLTSLLYRAEEVAADIVCFGHSHTPYCSAHGGCLFVNPGSVVQPRGYTVPTYAVLETGDEGGVDITYYTPGGELVPLGGTYSLKAKKPE